The Dioscorea cayenensis subsp. rotundata cultivar TDr96_F1 chromosome 19, TDr96_F1_v2_PseudoChromosome.rev07_lg8_w22 25.fasta, whole genome shotgun sequence genome includes a window with the following:
- the LOC120283623 gene encoding 40S ribosomal protein S17-3-like, with translation MGRVRTKTVKKSSRQVIERYYSRMTLDFHTNKKVLEEVAIIPSKRLRNKIAGFTTHLMRRIQRGPVRGISLKLQEEERERRMDFVPDESAIKTDSILVDKETLEMLASLGMPDLPGVEKQVDPPAAPVFSGRPGYLGRRN, from the coding sequence ATGGGGCGCGTTCGCACGAAGACTGTGAAGAAATCATCACGGCAAGTGATTGAGAGATACTACTCTCGCATGACCTTGGATTTTCACACGAACAAGAAGGTCCTTGAGGAGGTCGCCATCATCCCCTCCAAGCGCCTCCGCAACAAGATCGCTGGCTTCACGACCCACCTCATGCGTAGGATCCAGCGCGGGCCAGTGCGCGGCATCTCGCTCAAGCTCCAGGAAGAGGAGCGCGAGCGCCGAATGGACTTTGTTCCAGATGAATCGGCTATCAAGACTGACTCCATACTCGTTGACAAAGAGACGCTAGAGATGCTTGCCTCTCTCGGCATGCCCGACCTCCCTGGTGTTGAGAAGCAAGTTGATCCCCCCGCCGCTCCGGTCTTCTCCGGCCGCCCCGGGTACCTTGGCCGGAGGAACTAA
- the LOC120284145 gene encoding uncharacterized calcium-binding protein At1g02270-like → MQSPPSDHAGPIRHRFIKQFPRRLFRANNNTIPVSMRKKRKAVRGGGERCFSCTTFNILAPIYKRIDGESCRESQYRAYWMSRNERILERLFSDRSSIICLQEVWLGNEELVQMYEKRLGDCGYLSFKLARTNNRGDGLLTAVRKDYFRVLNYGELTFHDSGDRVAQLLHVESVVPFWQNRNNGTLKQILIVNTHLMFPHDHSYCIIRLRQVYKILQYVDTYQKEHDANLVPIILCGDWNGSKRGHVYKFLRSQGFVSSYDAAHCYTDGDADAHKWVSHRNHRGNICGVDFIWLLNPNKHRKPLKCSWNEAVFGIIKNLLLKASLAENNAFAFLKADSPGVYITYSSFCQALCQIGLIGHQQGLSPQETQDLWIQAGTKGNGTMNYEKFQKWIWCPTWTEEDEQRHEQGREKRLRKDMQRLVFGFKAKNAVFFPPEVEKGMWPENYSLSDHAPLTVVFSPVKMSCSQYNC, encoded by the exons ATGCAATCTCCTCCGTCCGATCACGCGGGGCCCATTCGCCATCGCTTTATAAAGCAATTCCCCCGTCGCTTATTCCGCGCCAATAACAACACTATTCCGGTTTCAATG aggaagaagaggaaggcgGTGAGAGGTGGCGGAGAGCGGTGCTTTTCGTGCACGACCTTCAACATTCTGGCTCCGATTTACAAGAGGATTGATGGCGAG AGCTGCAGGGAGAGCCAGTATAGGGCGTATTGGATGAGTAGGAATGAGAGGATTCTTGAGAGGTTGTTCTCTGATCGGTCTTCTATCATTTGCCTTCAG GAGGTTTGGTTGGGGAATGAGGAGCTTGTGCAGATGTATGAGAAGAGATTGGGGGATTGTGGTTATCTTAGTTTCAAGCTCGCTCGCACGAACAATCGTGGAGATG GTTTACTCACTGCTGTCCGCAAGGACTACTTTAGGGTACTGAACTATGGAGAGCTTACGTTTCATGACTCTGGTGATCGTGTTGCTCAACTTTTGCATGTTGAATCAGTTGTTCCATTTTGGCAAAATCGAAACAATGGAACTCTGAAACAGATTCTCATTGTGAATACCCATTTGATGTTTCCGCATGATCATAGTTATTGTATTATCCGTTTGCGTcag GTATATAAGATACTTCAATATGTAGACACTTATCAGAAGGAGCACGATGCTAACCTTGTGCCCATCATACTCTGTGG TGATTGGAATGGTAGCAAAAGAGGGCATGTATACAAGTTCCTCAGGTCTCAAGGTTTTGTCTCATCTTATGATGCAGCTCATTGTTACACTGATGGTGATGCCGATGCACACAAA TGGGTTAGTCACCGCAACCATCGAGGCAACATCTGTGGCGTTGATTTTATATGGCTTCTTAATCCCAATAAGCATCGGAAGCCCTTAAAGTGCAGCTGGAATGAAGCTGTATTTGGAATTATCAAG AACCTGCTCCTGAAAGCTTCCCTTGCAGAGAACAATGCATTTGCCTTCCTTAAAGCAGATAGTCCTGGGGTTTACATTACCTACTCAAGTTTTTGTCAAGCTCTCTGTCAG ATAGGCTTAATCGGCCATCAACAAGGACTTAGTCCTCAAGAAACACAAGACTTGTGGATCCAAGCTGGTACAAAAGGAAATGGTACTATGAACTATGAAAAATTTCAG AAGTGGATTTGGTGTCCAACATGGACAGAAGAAGATGAGCAAAGACATGAACAAGGAAGAGAGAAAAGATTGAGGAAGGACATGCAGAGGTTAGTGTTTGGTTTCAAAGCTAAAAATGCTGTTTTTTTCCCTCCAGAAGTGGAGAAAGGAATGTGGCCTGAGAATTACTCTCTCTCTGATCATGCTCCATTGACAGTAGTTTTCTCACCAGTAAAAATGTCTTGTTCTCAATACAATTGTTAG
- the LOC120249793 gene encoding ubiquitin-conjugating enzyme E2 variant 1C, with amino-acid sequence MTLGGSGGSSVVVPRNFRLLEELERGEKGIGDGTVSYGMDDGDDIYMRSWTGTIIGPHNTVHEGRIYQLKLFCDKDYPEKPPSVRFHSRINITCVNHETGMVEPKKFGLLANWQREYTMEDILTQLKKEMAAPHNRKLVQPPEGTFF; translated from the exons TTCCTAGGAACTTCAGATTGCTAGAAGAACTTGAACGTGGTGAAAAGGGTATTGGAGATGGAACCGTAAGTTATGGGATGGATGATGGTGATGACATCTACATGCGTTCCTGGACAGGAACAATAATTGGTCCCCATAAC ACTGTACATGAGGGGCGCATCTACCAGCTTAAGTTATTCTGTGACAAGGACTATCCAGAGAAGCCACCCAGTGTCCGATTCCACTCGAGGATAAACATTACTTGTGTCAATCATGAGACAGGAATG GTAGAGCCCAAAAAGTTTGGCCTGCTTGCAAATTGGCAACGGGAGTACACAATGGAGGACATATTGACACAACTGAAGAAAGAAATGGCAGCACCGCATAACCGGAAACTGGTCCAACCACCAGAAGGGACTTTCTTCTAG